From a region of the Rhinatrema bivittatum chromosome 15, aRhiBiv1.1, whole genome shotgun sequence genome:
- the TNFRSF9 gene encoding tumor necrosis factor receptor superfamily member 9 isoform X3 — protein MEPASSAILHVLLLVLNLRNLLGAVLPCEGERQSCPPGTFYNVRNCSGCIKCPAGSYSSQSDRLSYCHKCRICTGIFKYKTSCSSTQNAQCQCPAGFRCIGENCNRCARNCEAGQEQTGDYCTACSSGTFTDQINGFCRPWTNCTDQGLVLLANGTSKTDAVCGSSPTVKATVSSAASTSNPVGSVPYNPERSITVHVILTVISVLFLLCLVVVTMHVMRAWGRKKVKNGFRPVPNIQLVQTAEQEDACSCRFPEEEEGETVPSTYQPAISA, from the exons ATGGAGCCCGCTTCCTCTGCCATCCTTCATGTCCTCCTGCTCGTTCTGAATCTCCGAAATCTCCTCGGTGCCGTGCTCCCCTGCGAAGGGGAAAGACAGAGCTGCCCGCCAG GTACTTTCTACAATGTCAGAAACTGTAGTGGCTGCATCAAATGCCCCGCTGGTAGTTATTCCAGTCAATCAGACAGACTGAGCTACTGTCACAAATGCAGAATATGTACAG GAATATTCAAGTACAAAACATCCTGTTCCTCCACCCAGAATGCACAGTGTCAGTGTCCGGCCGGCTTCCGATGCATAGGAGAAAATTGCAACAGATGTGCGCGAAACTGCGAAGCAGGGCAAGAACAGACAGGTGACT ATTGCACTGCCTGTTCTTCTGGAACGTTCACTGATCAGATTAATGGCTTCTGCAGACCCTGGACAAA CTGCACTGATCAAGGACTTGTTCTCCTGGCAAACGGAACCAGCAAGACTGATGCGGTCTGTGGCTCTTCTCCGACCGTGAAAGCGACAGTCAGCTCCGCAGCGTCTACCAGTAACCCCGTGGGAAGTGTGCCAT ATAACCCCGAGAGAAGCATCACGGTGCACGTTATCCTCACCGTTATTTCCGTCCTCTTTCTGCTGTGCCTGGTGGTGGTCACGATGCACGTGATGAGAGCCTGGGGGAGAAAGAAGGTGAAAAACGGATTCAGACCAG TACCAAATATCCAGCTGGTGCAGACAGCCGAGCAGGAGGATGCCTGCAGCTGCCGCttcccggaggaggaggagggagagacggTGCCTTCCACCTATCAGCCGGCCATCTCGGCCTGA